TAAACAAGATCATGCACCGGGTAACGGGATGAGATTTGGGTCAAGACTAGCGGCTGTGTTAGCTTAGGATAAAGCGGCTACGTTTTTTCCATTAGGCAATGACAAATGGTACCTACCATTTAGAAGGAATTAGTATATGTGTATTGTGTTCCCATACCCGTACCGACTTACCTGATGGGTATAATTTTCTCCTATTTATAAACccactagtcaatgtgtacgtacaatgcacgttaatttggatgtatattaagtgcatgcggatattaaatATGATATTATTtacgtgttattatgtgattaacactatTTTTGGTATGAAATTAATTGCACGCTAAacatgttgagcgctcgacattgaagtaGTCTAGGTCGCTggattgacatgatttgatggccgagattaattggatctgcccatttgggtctttttatattgaGTATAGATATAGATGAAATTAACTGCACACTAAACGTGTTGAACGCACGatattgaagcagtctaggtcgttggattgacatgatttgatgacCGAGATTAATTGGATCTGCCCATTTGGGTATTTTTATATTGATATAGATATAGATAAATATATGTTAAAAATatatagatagatatagatatagatgtcTTTTTAATTTTCTCAAACAATTTTTTTTTACCCCATTGCCATGTTGACATGTCCGGGAGATCCCTTAATAGGCTTGAGCGGCTCAGCCTCTCCATTCCCAGGGCACCTTTCGTCGAGCACCTGGCAATGGCGGCTTCCTCCCCGTCCGCCACCTCTCAGATGCGCCTAAGCCCCCTCCGTCCTTATTAAagaccaccgccgccgccgctttcCTTCTATCCAACTCCCGCAAATCCCTACCTACCCCGCTCGCGTTCGCTCGCTTGCGCCCGAACTGCCCGCATCTCTCGCGGGCACAGACCCCCGTTCCGGTCCTTGCCTCTGCCGTTTCGTGGCTAGTGGATGCCCCTGCCCTTCCCCTCCTGCGAATCCAGGTGATTCGCATCACCTTCGTGTCGTCAGGATCCAGTTCGTGCGCAATGTCGGCGGTGGCGCCACCGCTGTGCACTTGGATCGTCGCCGCCTGCTTGTCTGCAACCTGCGTCGCTGACGATGAAGGGAAGCAGCGCAACTACATCGGCGGCGGGCTTTTCGGCACGCGCCGCCACCTTGCTGCGCGCCGCCGAGGCGGGGCACGCTCTGGTGAGGCCATTTCCGTTGCCTTCTCCGCCCTTTCATGGTTTCTTGGTCCTTATCCGAATGTCAACTGTAAAATTGCGGTCGGCTGTACGCCTGTAACCATGTAGGTCGTATCACAGGGTGTTCGGTGCGGGGTAAACGTCCGGGATTTATAGAGTTTCAGTTGTCAAATGGCTCGTGTGCATTTGGGGTTTCAGGCGAGAGACAATTATTCGCTGCTTTGTGCATGATTCTGTATGTGTAAACCTTGTTCTTATATGTGTGATGCATGCTCGAGTGAATTAGTGACTTCACCATGATGCCGTCATTAAAATAAAAGTATAATTTATCATAAACGTGGGATTTTTATCAGAATTGATTTATACATGAGGAAACTAAGTTGCAATATGGGAATTCGGTGTTGAAGATTGTACTATTAAAAACTGGTGTTTTTTGGGGAAATCATATGATTGGAATTATCGCTAATGTGCAACTTCCATTGCCATTTGTTTCATTTCATGCGAATAAACCTTCCAATATTGTTCATCGGTTCTGGTTGATTAAAGAAACATCTAACTGATAAACACTTCTTTGCGTGTGATGCTACTTTTCTTTTGTGTGAGTCTATTTGTAGCATATGCCGAATCAAATTAGTTATCTATCACCTAAATGAGATGCCTTATGGACTGCAGGAGTGCCCATTGCTGTTTCCTTTCATCCTGAAAGAGGAGGTGTGGAAAACAACAAATCTGAAACCAAACAACGGAGGGTAGTTGTCACTGGCATGGGTGTCGTGACTCCGTTAGGCCATGAGCCTGATGAGTTTTACAGCAACCTCCTACAGGGTGTCAGTGGAATAAGTGAGATAGAAGCATTTGACTGTTCCAGCTATCCCACGGTATTATTTTATTCTACTTAACTTGGGTGTGGGGTTTATTTTGCAATGTAGCTGAAATATCCTTTACAGTCACACTCCTTGACATGCTATCTTTCATACAGAGAATTGCAGGAGAAATCAAATCCTTTTCAACAGATGGTTGGGTTGCACCAAAGTTAGCTAAGCGAATGGATAAGTTCATGCAATATTTGATAGTTGCTGGTAAGAAAGCATTGGAAAATGGTGGGGTCACTGAAGGTATCATGAACGAGTTGGACAAATCGAGATGTGGAGTTCTAATTGGATCTGGTATGGGTGGCATGAAGGTCCGGATCTCACAGTGTATATATTTACTTGTAAAGAAGGCAGTGTTTATTACACTGTTTCCTTAATGCTTATGATGTTATTTTAAGCAGGTTTTTAGTGACGCAATTGAAGCATTGAGGGTCTCCTACAGGAAGATGAACCCATTTTGTGTACCTTTTGCAACTACAAACATGGGTTCTGCAATACTTGCAATGGATCTGGTGCATTATATGATCTGGATTATCAGTTTTTTTAATTTTCTCAGTGGTTAATGATGATTAATTTTAAGTCGTATGCCTATGCAGGGCTGGATGGGCCCAAACTACTCTATCTCTACTGCTTGTGCCACTAGTAACTTCTGCATCCTGAGTGCAGCCAATCATATCATGAGAGGGGAAACTGTAAGTAACTTGATTTTTCGTGACATCCTGTAAGGAACGCCCTACTTGTTGACATGTCCTAAACATGCAGGATTTGATGCTGTGTGGTGGTTCTGATGCTCCAATTATACCAATTGGTACGGAAACTCATTATTTGAGATGTCATCATCCCAATTGTTATTGGCTTATTGTTTTTTTACTTGAACATCTTGTCTTTGCATGAATATTATGGTGATCATTTCTACTGTTACATGCAGGATTGGGAGGTTTTGTGGCATGTAGAGCTCTTTCACAGAGAAATAGTGATCCAACAAAAGCTTCTCGGCCTTGGGACATGGTTAGTCCTCCAAGATTTGTTTAACATAACCACTACCTAGTAGCCAAATCATATGAATCTACAGTCTACGCTTCATGTTTATACCACTGATACATTTGTCTTCATGTTTACTGGCTTGGTGCACATATTTACCTGGTGGTGATGATTCTGCACTAGTCGCATGCTTGAAATTAGCAGAACACGTACTGTTTTAACAGTTCGTGTTGTCTATTTTTTCTGCAACAGGATCGTGATGGGTTTGTCATGGGAGAAGGGGCTGGTGTGCTTCTTTTGGAAGAACTTGAGCATGCAAAGGTTGTGTTAATGAGATTCCTTAGATATTTTTTGTTCGTGCTTTTTTTCTCCATTTGTGTAGTTCTTCCATGGTGATTTCTTTTCAAATGTCTGAATGGAATTTCCATTCTATAGCAAAGAGGTGCAGAAATATATGCCGAATTTCTGGGTGGAAGCTTTacgtgtgatgcatatcatatgaCGGAACCACATCCTGAAGGTGAAAAATATTCTTTAACCTTGTGGTGCATCTATTTTGTGATACTTCCCAACTGAAATTAGAACAatttttgtactaatattatgtttaTGTAATATCAGGGAAGGGGGTTATTCTTTGTGTCAAAAATGCACTAGCTGATGCAGGAGTAACAAGGCAAGACATTAACTACGTAAATGCCCATGCTACATCTACACAGTTGGGTGATTTAAAGGAATTCGAAGCTCTTTGCCGCTGTTTTGGGCAGAATCCTCAGGCATACCTCCTGATTCAGAAACAATCTTCTCTCTCTTCTTTGGCGTGTAAATTAAGCTCCGGAATGATATGCATTTTATGCATTGCAGCTAAGAGTAAACTCAACAAAGTCGATGACTGGCCACTTGCTAGGTGCTGCAGGTGGAATAGAAGCTGTAGCTGCTATACAAGTAGGTCTTACTGtagttttctttttttatttgaaTTTTAAATTTCCTGTTAGCTAATCTTATGCTACTGTTTATGAACTATCATTTTGGTTCCTGGCTATATTACCTTTGTGCGATTTCTTGAATTCTGAACTCCCATGCGGTTTATGAATACCTATGTTTAAAACTCCATGCATGGAGCCTTTATAATCTAGCAGCGCCATCTCACCCCAAGTCCGTAAATACGAGTCTTCCCCTAAGAGATGCTTTGTTAAGGGTAAGAAATGTTCAAATTAACAGAATATCTTACTACTCTCTCTATTTTCAGGGAATCA
This genomic window from Aegilops tauschii subsp. strangulata cultivar AL8/78 chromosome 4, Aet v6.0, whole genome shotgun sequence contains:
- the LOC109741331 gene encoding 3-oxoacyl-[acyl-carrier-protein] synthase II, chloroplastic, which codes for MSAVAPPLCTWIVAACLSATCVADDEGKQRNYIGGGLFGTRRHLAARRRGGARSGVPIAVSFHPERGGVENNKSETKQRRVVVTGMGVVTPLGHEPDEFYSNLLQGVSGISEIEAFDCSSYPTRIAGEIKSFSTDGWVAPKLAKRMDKFMQYLIVAGKKALENGGVTEGIMNELDKSRCGVLIGSGMGGMKVFSDAIEALRVSYRKMNPFCVPFATTNMGSAILAMDLGWMGPNYSISTACATSNFCILSAANHIMRGETDLMLCGGSDAPIIPIGLGGFVACRALSQRNSDPTKASRPWDMDRDGFVMGEGAGVLLLEELEHAKQRGAEIYAEFLGGSFTCDAYHMTEPHPEGKGVILCVKNALADAGVTRQDINYVNAHATSTQLGDLKEFEALCRCFGQNPQLRVNSTKSMTGHLLGAAGGIEAVAAIQAIRTGWIHPNINLDNPEKNVDVSLLVGSQKERCDVKVALSNSFGFGGHNSSILFAPF